The following proteins are co-located in the Terriglobales bacterium genome:
- a CDS encoding acetyl ornithine aminotransferase family protein, translating into MSTKTATPAVSPRIKTELPGPNARRVLEGDQKYLSPSYTRSYPLVAKRGRGVIVEDVDGNEFLDFSAGIAVVSTGHCHPQVVSAIQKQAAELIHMSGTDFYYENMVTLAERLSKIAPMPAPHKVYYGNSGAEAIEAAIKLSRYHTQRQHIIAFYGAFHGRTMGAVSLTASKPQQHRRFGPFMPGVTHVPYPNLYRRPKGSDAHQYAIDCARFIEEKVFKTDLPAEEVAAIFVEPIQGEGGYVVAPPEFMRELRRICDENGILLVADEVQSGMGRTGKWWAIEHAGVHPDIICIAKGIASGMPLGVTLTRANIMDWVPGSHASTFGGNPVCIAAALASMDVIEREAMKNAAEVGRHIMQRLSQWPQKHSMVGDVRGLGLMIGVEIVKDQESKTPAGPERDRIVELAFERGVLFLGAGPNSVRIAPPLIVTRQEADEALDVLEQCIESVSGDSRKSGTGKPQGA; encoded by the coding sequence ATGTCAACCAAGACTGCAACACCCGCTGTCAGCCCTCGTATTAAAACCGAGTTGCCCGGTCCCAATGCTCGTCGAGTTTTAGAGGGTGACCAGAAATACCTTTCACCGTCATACACCCGCTCCTATCCTTTGGTCGCAAAGCGTGGCCGCGGAGTGATCGTCGAAGACGTGGACGGCAACGAGTTTCTCGATTTTTCCGCCGGGATTGCCGTAGTCTCCACCGGGCATTGTCATCCGCAGGTGGTCAGCGCTATCCAGAAGCAAGCGGCAGAGCTGATCCACATGTCAGGGACAGACTTCTATTATGAGAACATGGTCACCCTCGCCGAGCGGCTGTCGAAGATCGCCCCGATGCCCGCGCCGCACAAGGTTTACTACGGGAATTCGGGGGCGGAGGCCATTGAAGCTGCGATCAAACTCTCGCGGTATCACACGCAGCGGCAGCACATCATTGCCTTTTATGGCGCATTTCATGGCCGGACGATGGGCGCGGTGTCGTTGACCGCATCGAAGCCGCAGCAGCACCGCCGTTTCGGTCCGTTTATGCCTGGGGTGACGCACGTTCCGTATCCCAACTTATACCGGCGCCCCAAGGGGAGCGATGCTCATCAGTACGCCATTGACTGCGCCCGGTTCATCGAAGAGAAGGTCTTCAAGACCGACCTGCCGGCGGAAGAAGTGGCCGCAATCTTCGTAGAGCCGATACAGGGCGAGGGCGGGTATGTAGTGGCCCCGCCGGAATTCATGCGTGAACTGCGCCGCATCTGCGACGAAAACGGCATCCTTCTGGTCGCCGATGAGGTGCAATCCGGCATGGGACGCACCGGCAAGTGGTGGGCAATCGAGCATGCCGGCGTGCACCCTGACATTATCTGCATCGCCAAGGGAATCGCCTCCGGCATGCCGCTGGGAGTTACGCTGACACGCGCCAACATCATGGATTGGGTGCCCGGTTCCCACGCCTCCACCTTCGGCGGCAATCCAGTGTGCATCGCAGCCGCTTTGGCCAGCATGGACGTGATTGAACGTGAAGCCATGAAAAATGCTGCCGAGGTCGGGCGTCACATCATGCAGCGCCTGAGCCAATGGCCGCAGAAACACAGCATGGTGGGCGATGTACGCGGGCTCGGCCTCATGATCGGAGTTGAAATTGTGAAAGATCAGGAGAGCAAAACTCCCGCTGGCCCGGAGCGCGACCGCATCGTGGAGTTGGCCTTCGAACGCGGCGTGCTGTTCCTCGGCGCTGGGCCAAACTCGGTCCGCATTGCGCCTCCGCTGATCGTGACCAGGCAGGAAGCCGACGAAGCACTCGATGTTCTCGAGCAATGCATTGAGAGCGTCAGTGGTGACTCACGCAAGAGCGGGACTGGCAAGCCGCAAGGGGCGTAG
- a CDS encoding PadR family transcriptional regulator, whose amino-acid sequence MAKKNAAQAPLTPAVLHILLALSTGERHGYGIMKQVQADSQGKAKMGPGTLYGSMGRMMEAGLIQESDKRVDPEMDDERRIYYELTDAGRAALEAELKRYRGVVAVAEGRLAHGH is encoded by the coding sequence ATGGCGAAGAAGAACGCGGCGCAAGCTCCACTGACTCCCGCAGTGCTGCACATCCTGCTGGCGCTTTCGACGGGGGAGAGGCATGGGTACGGGATCATGAAACAGGTACAGGCGGACTCGCAGGGCAAGGCGAAGATGGGCCCGGGGACGCTGTATGGCTCGATGGGGCGGATGATGGAGGCCGGGCTGATCCAGGAAAGCGATAAGCGGGTCGATCCGGAGATGGACGACGAGCGACGGATCTATTACGAGCTCACAGACGCGGGGCGGGCGGCGCTGGAAGCGGAGCTGAAGCGGTATCGCGGCGTGGTGGCGGTGGCGGAAGGACGTTTGGCGCATGGCCACTAA
- a CDS encoding EamA family transporter, which translates to MTLQRQHRLTVILSFGLVYLFWGSTYLAIDIGVQHIPPALLCGLRFSVAGVLMLIYCALNGRKIRASSGDLVKLAVVGILLLTGGNLTLAWAEQYVPSGLAALVLAGTPIWFLIIDTWLLKGDHISRRGLAGIVLGIGGMVVLLWPQLVSGSTLGRWGLMASVSLLGGSFSWALGSVLSKKWEHGGDPFVGGGWQMTFAGLSNLLITFTTGEYRRVQWTRHGIEAVVYLVIFGSWVGYTAYIYILKHAPTSKVSTYAYVNPVIAVFLGWLVMHERVDGFILAGTAVIIAAVILVTSAKAKPAEVVESDLQTVETTGD; encoded by the coding sequence ATGACACTCCAGCGCCAGCATCGGCTCACGGTAATCCTCAGCTTCGGGCTGGTGTACCTATTCTGGGGCTCGACTTACCTCGCCATTGACATTGGCGTGCAGCACATTCCTCCGGCCCTGCTTTGTGGCTTACGTTTTAGTGTCGCGGGAGTGCTGATGTTGATCTACTGCGCGCTCAACGGGCGCAAAATCCGCGCCAGTTCTGGCGATCTGGTCAAACTTGCTGTGGTTGGCATTCTGCTGCTGACCGGCGGCAATCTGACGTTGGCTTGGGCGGAACAGTACGTGCCCTCCGGACTGGCTGCCTTGGTCCTCGCGGGTACTCCCATCTGGTTCCTGATTATTGACACCTGGCTTTTGAAGGGAGATCACATCTCACGCCGCGGACTGGCTGGCATCGTGCTAGGAATCGGGGGAATGGTGGTACTGCTCTGGCCCCAACTCGTAAGTGGCAGCACCCTTGGCCGCTGGGGTCTGATGGCGTCGGTCAGCTTGCTGGGAGGTTCGTTCAGTTGGGCACTGGGATCGGTGTTATCGAAAAAATGGGAGCACGGTGGTGATCCTTTTGTCGGGGGCGGATGGCAGATGACCTTCGCCGGTTTATCGAACCTGCTGATCACGTTCACCACGGGCGAATACCGTCGCGTGCAGTGGACGCGGCACGGCATTGAGGCCGTCGTTTACCTGGTGATATTCGGTTCCTGGGTGGGTTACACCGCCTATATCTACATCCTGAAACATGCGCCGACTAGCAAGGTTTCCACCTATGCATACGTGAACCCGGTCATAGCCGTTTTCCTGGGCTGGTTGGTCATGCACGAGCGCGTTGACGGCTTCATTCTGGCAGGAACGGCGGTGATTATTGCCGCGGTGATCCTGGTGACCAGCGCTAAAGCGAAGCCAGCAGAGGTTGTCGAATCCGACCTGCAGACGGTCGAAACTACCGGCGACTGA
- a CDS encoding NAD-dependent epimerase/dehydratase family protein, with the protein MKILVIGGSGFIGPPLIREFQQLGHTVAVFHRGTSPAPLPAGAAQILGDRNQVAAQQEEIRRFGPEIVIDLILSSGAQAKVLMDAMRGIARRVVAASSMDVYRACGVLHGSEPGPLEPLPLTEESPLRTKLQTYPPEVIQSLQTTFAWLDNEYDKIPVEREVLAHPELPGTVLRLPMVYGPGDKLHRFFPLLKRMDDGRQAIIFAQDLGAWRGMRGYVDNVASAIALAAVSEQAAGRIYNVAEEQTHSELEWARKIAHGTGWRGRFVLLPRERTPKHLLQPGNPAQHWVASSERIRRELGYREPVPTNEAIRRTIAWQRANPPAQIDPAQFDYAAEDAALAESAA; encoded by the coding sequence ATGAAAATTCTGGTGATTGGCGGAAGCGGATTCATCGGTCCACCGCTGATTCGCGAGTTCCAACAGCTGGGACATACCGTGGCCGTATTTCATCGCGGAACCAGCCCTGCGCCACTTCCCGCCGGCGCTGCTCAGATTCTGGGAGACCGCAATCAAGTCGCGGCCCAGCAAGAAGAGATTCGACGCTTCGGGCCCGAGATCGTTATTGATTTGATCCTCAGCTCTGGAGCGCAAGCCAAAGTATTGATGGACGCCATGCGCGGCATCGCCCGGCGCGTGGTTGCCGCTAGCAGTATGGATGTATATCGAGCCTGCGGTGTGCTGCACGGCAGCGAGCCTGGCCCACTCGAGCCTCTGCCGCTCACGGAGGAGTCGCCGCTTCGGACGAAGCTGCAAACCTATCCGCCAGAGGTGATCCAGTCCTTGCAAACCACTTTTGCGTGGCTTGATAACGAGTACGACAAAATTCCCGTTGAACGCGAAGTGCTGGCGCACCCGGAGCTGCCGGGAACCGTGCTCCGCCTGCCAATGGTCTACGGGCCGGGTGACAAGCTGCATCGTTTCTTCCCGCTGCTCAAGCGGATGGATGACGGTCGTCAGGCGATTATTTTCGCTCAAGATCTTGGCGCTTGGCGGGGAATGCGAGGGTATGTAGATAATGTGGCCAGCGCCATAGCGCTCGCCGCCGTGTCGGAGCAGGCGGCTGGAAGAATTTACAACGTCGCCGAAGAACAGACCCATTCCGAGCTGGAGTGGGCGAGAAAAATCGCTCACGGAACGGGCTGGCGTGGGAGGTTCGTCTTGTTGCCCCGCGAGCGCACCCCCAAACATCTCCTGCAGCCCGGAAACCCAGCCCAACATTGGGTGGCAAGTTCGGAGCGCATTCGCCGGGAACTTGGCTATCGCGAGCCGGTTCCTACGAACGAAGCCATCCGGCGGACGATTGCCTGGCAGCGCGCCAATCCACCAGCACAGATTGATCCCGCACAATTCGATTACGCCGCCGAAGACGCGGCTCTCGCAGAATCAGCGGCGTAA
- a CDS encoding carboxypeptidase regulatory-like domain-containing protein has product MFSAPLRHASSLILLLLLCPAAFSQSDRLLITVTDENHVAVPGAQVSLQRIGTNAFIKRETDFAGRCELFGLPHGAYQLHIQKPGFYQLTQPVQVGAAGYAPTVIDAALTHQKEVKEVVDVVESPPVIDPDQIADTQTLSDVDVQNIPYPVSRDFRNVLPFIPGVVSDGLGQPHVAGGETYQMQDTLDSFDVTDPVDGLLHLRVSTDAIRALEVQSTRYSAQFGRASAGVLNITTGIGDDHLRYSATDVIPSYKFRNGLKFDKWQPRGTFSGPLKKGRIWFYNAVDGEYDENIIRLLPSSGNRAPIWRFSNLAKLQTNITPSNILTGSFLFNRAKFSRVGLSLFTPISATVGQDQTSYVGSIKDQHYFHSGNLLETGVAVFEQEADEIPQGTLPYTLSPGGVQGNFFRTSQRRSRRTQGVANLFFHPVNWHGKHQLKFGFDVERIAYHQFFLRRPISTVRGDRTLDRQVLFPEAEVRYRQNNFQGGSYVQDRWSPVDRLLIEGGLRFDEDQIIRNVLVSPRLAATYMLDKNGNTKLSAGVGLFYDATNLALLTRPLQGTRLDLTYASDGVTLAAPPIATTFTVDQRTLVAPRSLNWSLSMERKLPHGIYTTVEYLDRRGTHEFTYVPLGSPLSTDYFLTNTRQDHYRSLLLTARYTFRKSYPFLFSYSRSSARTNAVLNYTLDNLVLGAQGAGPLPWDSPNRFISWGMMPLPSIPVVHKLELAYSVEWHDGYPFSIFNQDRQIIGLQRLRFPRFFTLNTYIEKRFNLLKYNLALRMGWDNVTNNRNPGSVDSNIDSATYLHFSNLDRRTFVARVRFLGRKK; this is encoded by the coding sequence ATGTTTTCGGCCCCACTCCGGCATGCATCTAGCCTGATTCTCCTTCTGCTGTTGTGCCCTGCCGCGTTTTCCCAGTCAGATCGCCTTCTGATCACGGTTACCGACGAAAATCACGTGGCCGTCCCGGGCGCCCAAGTCTCGCTTCAGCGAATCGGGACCAACGCGTTCATCAAGCGGGAGACTGATTTTGCCGGTCGCTGCGAGCTCTTTGGCCTGCCACATGGCGCTTACCAGCTTCACATCCAGAAACCCGGCTTCTACCAGCTCACCCAACCGGTTCAGGTCGGGGCCGCAGGCTACGCTCCCACTGTCATAGACGCCGCGCTCACTCATCAAAAGGAAGTCAAAGAAGTGGTGGACGTGGTGGAGTCTCCGCCCGTGATTGATCCTGACCAGATTGCCGACACTCAAACCCTGAGCGACGTTGATGTGCAAAATATTCCTTATCCCGTGAGCCGCGACTTCCGCAATGTCCTGCCTTTTATCCCGGGAGTTGTGTCAGATGGCCTCGGGCAGCCTCACGTTGCGGGGGGTGAGACTTATCAGATGCAGGATACTCTGGACAGTTTCGACGTCACGGATCCTGTAGACGGTCTGCTTCACCTGCGAGTCAGCACCGACGCCATCCGAGCACTGGAAGTTCAGAGCACACGCTATTCGGCTCAATTTGGCCGCGCTTCAGCGGGGGTGCTCAATATCACCACCGGAATTGGTGATGATCATCTCCGTTATAGCGCTACTGATGTCATCCCTTCTTATAAGTTCAGAAATGGATTGAAGTTTGACAAGTGGCAGCCTCGCGGAACCTTCTCCGGACCGCTAAAGAAAGGAAGAATCTGGTTCTACAACGCGGTTGATGGCGAATACGATGAAAACATCATTCGCCTATTACCCAGCAGCGGAAATCGCGCTCCCATATGGCGCTTCAGCAATCTGGCGAAGCTGCAAACCAATATCACCCCTTCCAACATCCTGACTGGTAGCTTCCTGTTTAACCGCGCCAAATTCAGCCGGGTCGGTTTGTCGCTTTTCACTCCCATTTCTGCAACCGTAGGTCAAGACCAGACCAGCTACGTGGGCTCGATCAAAGATCAGCATTATTTTCACAGCGGCAACTTACTCGAAACCGGCGTCGCGGTTTTCGAGCAGGAGGCGGATGAAATTCCCCAGGGCACTCTGCCTTACACTCTTTCCCCAGGCGGCGTCCAAGGCAATTTTTTTCGCACTTCTCAGAGACGCTCCCGCCGCACCCAGGGGGTCGCTAATCTTTTTTTCCACCCTGTTAACTGGCATGGCAAGCATCAGCTGAAGTTTGGTTTCGACGTCGAGCGCATCGCCTACCATCAATTTTTCCTTCGTCGCCCCATCTCTACGGTGCGCGGGGACCGCACCCTAGACCGCCAAGTCCTTTTCCCAGAGGCTGAAGTGCGATATCGCCAAAACAATTTTCAGGGGGGAAGCTATGTTCAGGATCGCTGGTCACCTGTGGACCGCCTGCTCATTGAAGGTGGTTTACGTTTCGATGAAGACCAGATCATCCGCAACGTGCTGGTCTCGCCCCGCCTCGCCGCCACGTACATGCTCGACAAGAATGGCAACACTAAGCTCTCGGCCGGCGTTGGCCTCTTCTATGACGCTACTAATCTCGCCCTACTCACCCGTCCTCTCCAGGGAACGCGCCTGGATTTGACTTACGCTTCGGATGGCGTCACTTTGGCCGCGCCACCTATCGCTACCACATTCACCGTTGACCAGCGCACGTTAGTGGCTCCGCGCTCTCTCAACTGGAGCTTGAGCATGGAGCGAAAGCTTCCGCACGGAATTTACACCACCGTTGAGTACCTTGACCGCCGCGGCACCCACGAATTTACTTATGTTCCCTTGGGCTCGCCCCTGAGCACTGATTACTTCCTGACCAACACCCGTCAGGACCATTACCGTTCCTTGCTGCTCACTGCTCGCTACACCTTTAGGAAGAGCTATCCCTTCCTTTTTTCTTACAGCCGTTCTTCCGCCCGCACAAATGCTGTCCTCAATTACACTCTCGATAATCTTGTGCTCGGCGCCCAAGGAGCGGGGCCGCTTCCCTGGGACAGTCCCAACCGATTTATCTCCTGGGGCATGATGCCGCTGCCTTCCATACCCGTAGTTCACAAACTGGAACTTGCCTATTCTGTGGAGTGGCATGACGGCTATCCGTTCTCCATCTTCAACCAGGACCGGCAGATTATAGGCCTGCAGCGTCTGCGTTTCCCGCGCTTCTTCACGCTTAACACCTATATCGAGAAGCGTTTCAATCTGCTTAAGTACAACCTTGCTTTGCGCATGGGCTGGGACAATGTCACCAACAACAGGAATCCAGGTTCGGTGGATTCGAACATAGATTCAGCCACCTACTTGCACTTCAGCAATCTGGACCGCCGTACTTTCGTTGCCCGCGTCCGCTTCCTGGGTCGCAAGAAATAG
- a CDS encoding amidohydrolase family protein, producing the protein MTKSVVILAAIWTCSISLLGQTAPDPQIMQAINSIKALDNHTHVPKVVRPGEKDDEYDALPCGGFLEPVDDPWIARPDNPRFLQAWKALYGYRYNDKSPQHLAELRETISKVRREQGENFPTWVLDKLGIEYMMANRVGMGPGLKPPRFMWVPFDDALMLPLNNQSVANDTPDRKFFYGREEMLLKRYMSESGVDLLPATLDEYVTSIIKPTLERQKKAGAVAVKFEAAYLRTLNFGDPEREEAARIYAQHARGGVPGKADYLKVQNALFREIAGEAGRLGLAVHIHTGAGCGGYFEVSGANPGLLDTVLNDASLRKTNFVLIHGGSGPFTKVTAFELSHPNVYADFSEQDWMISTRALSGVVRDWLEWYPEKVIFGTDLFPGSTPEYDWDSIGYVVASSGREALALALTGMMNDGEITRKRALELARMVLIGNAAKLYGLP; encoded by the coding sequence ATGACAAAGTCAGTGGTGATATTGGCAGCGATTTGGACCTGCAGCATCTCGCTTCTGGGGCAGACGGCGCCCGATCCGCAGATCATGCAGGCGATCAACAGCATCAAGGCATTGGACAATCACACTCATGTGCCCAAGGTGGTGCGGCCAGGGGAGAAGGACGACGAGTACGACGCGCTGCCCTGTGGCGGTTTTTTGGAGCCGGTGGACGACCCATGGATCGCGCGGCCGGACAATCCTCGGTTCTTGCAGGCTTGGAAGGCACTTTACGGCTACCGCTACAACGATAAAAGCCCACAGCACCTGGCCGAACTCCGGGAGACGATTTCCAAGGTGCGGCGCGAGCAAGGTGAGAACTTTCCCACCTGGGTGCTGGACAAGTTGGGCATCGAGTATATGATGGCGAACCGGGTGGGGATGGGACCAGGGCTGAAGCCGCCGAGATTCATGTGGGTGCCGTTCGACGACGCGCTGATGCTGCCGCTGAATAACCAGTCGGTGGCAAATGACACCCCCGATCGGAAGTTCTTTTATGGGCGGGAGGAGATGCTCCTAAAGCGTTATATGAGCGAATCGGGAGTGGACCTGCTGCCGGCAACTTTGGACGAGTACGTGACCAGCATCATCAAGCCGACGCTCGAGCGGCAGAAGAAGGCGGGAGCGGTGGCGGTGAAGTTTGAAGCAGCATACTTACGGACCCTGAATTTTGGCGATCCCGAGCGGGAAGAAGCGGCGCGGATCTATGCACAACATGCGCGTGGGGGCGTGCCCGGCAAAGCCGATTACCTAAAAGTGCAGAACGCGTTGTTTCGGGAGATTGCGGGTGAGGCCGGCAGGTTGGGGCTGGCGGTGCACATCCATACCGGCGCCGGGTGCGGAGGCTACTTTGAAGTGAGTGGGGCCAATCCCGGATTGCTGGACACGGTGCTCAATGACGCCTCGCTGCGGAAGACCAACTTTGTACTCATCCACGGCGGATCTGGCCCTTTTACCAAGGTAACAGCGTTCGAGTTGAGCCATCCCAACGTATACGCCGACTTTTCCGAGCAGGATTGGATGATCTCCACCCGGGCCCTCAGCGGGGTAGTCCGGGACTGGCTGGAGTGGTACCCGGAAAAGGTGATATTTGGGACAGACCTGTTTCCCGGGAGTACACCAGAGTACGACTGGGATTCGATCGGTTACGTGGTGGCCAGCAGCGGTCGCGAGGCCTTGGCCTTGGCGCTGACCGGAATGATGAATGATGGGGAGATTACCCGGAAGCGCGCGCTGGAACTCGCTCGCATGGTACTGATCGGCAACGCGGCAAAGTTGTACGGGCTACCTTAA